A section of the Macadamia integrifolia cultivar HAES 741 chromosome 9, SCU_Mint_v3, whole genome shotgun sequence genome encodes:
- the LOC122089374 gene encoding putative E3 ubiquitin-protein ligase RF298 isoform X2, with translation MAATVARGSSGGGGTSSTSAQLPVSLSVQEKGSRNKRKFRADPPLIDPNKFHTSSHSECYGYEFSAEKSADNTSHGKCICDLCGHNQDQADGFKPDLSLSGTLGPSEVGPSQPREELDSEEFQEADWSDLTESQLEELVLRNLDTIFKSAIKKIAACGYSEEVTTKAILRSGLCYGCKDTVSNIVDNTLAFLRNGQDVDSSRENFFEDLQQLEKYILAEMVCVLREVRPFFSVGDAMWCLLICDMNVSHACAIDGDPLSSFGGDEAPGGSSSVSTLTQLELEANGSEINLPNLNKPTPEFSCHHTSQSETPTVTGIPNLPNPGNPLVLEGLRPEKEGQLSQSGNAEKSSNVTGDRVQTTSQSSTLEEKPAGGRKGHSNTSKRESILRQKSLHLEKNYRAYGSKGALRTGKLSLGGLILDKKLKSIPDCSGVNMKTSSSKKGKAVGVDESQADGNHNLSINTGTSTPSAFNPKTANTTSTLPADNAPSSSSTANTPAALPSASTTSTLPTANAELSLSLSSGSNTASKSPSCNVDESLFGIPYDKTLGRWVPQDEKDEMILKLVPRVRKLQSLLNEWTEWTNQKVMQAARRLSKDKDELKSLRQEKEEVVRLKKEKQTLEDNTMKKLSEMEYALGKATGQVERANSTVRRLEVENTDLRHEMEAAKVRAAESAASCQEVSKREKKTLKKFQSWERQKALFQEELVTERRTLAQLHQELEQAKDLQDQLEDGWLGPATRYYLRAFLVPMH, from the exons ATGGCAGCGACGGTGGCTAGGggtagtagtggtggtggtggtaccAGTAGCACAAGTGCTCAATTGCCTGTTTCATTATCAGTCCAAGAGAAAGGAAGTAGGAACAAGAGAAAATTTCGGGCTGATCCCCCTCTGATTGACCCAAACAAGTTTCATACTTCATCCCATTCAGAATGTTATGGTTATGAATTCTCTGCTGAGAAATCAGCAGACAACACCAGTCATGGCAAATGTATCTGTGACCTATGCGGCCATAACCAAGACCAGGCCGATGGTTTTAAACCTGACCTTAGCTTGTCAGGTACCCTGGGACCATCTGAGGTAGGGCCCAGTCAGCCTAGAGAGGAACTAGACTCAGAGGAGTTCCAAGAAGCTGACTGGAGTGATCTTACGGAAAGCCAGCTTGAAGAACTCGTTTTGAGAAACTTGGATACAATTTTCAAGAGTGCCATTAAGAAGATTGCTGCATGTGGGTACAGTGAAGAGGTTACCACAAAGGCTATTTTGAGGTCTGGCCTTTGTTATGGTTGTAAAGACACCGTATCAAACATTGTGGATAATACATTGGCCTTTTTGAGAAATGGCCAAGATGTTGATTCCTCAAGGGAAAACTTCTTTGAGGACTTACAGCAGCTAGAGAAGTATATTTTGGCGGAGATGGTTTGTGTGCTTAGGGAGGTTAGGCCATTCTTTAGTGTTGGGGATGCAATGTGGTGCTTGTTGATCTGTGACATGAACGTATCCCATGCTTGTGCAATAGATGGAGACCCTTTAAGTAGTTTTGGTGGTGATGAGGCTCCAGGGGGCAGTTCTTCTGTTTCTACACTTACCCAATTGGAATTAGAGGCAAATGGTTCTGAAATCAATCTTCCGAATCTTAATAAACCAACTCCTGAATTTTCTTGTCACCATACTTCTCAATCTGAAACACCCACTGTGACAGGTATACCAAATTTACCCAATCCTGGCAATCCCCTTGTTCTTGAAGGGCTACGTCCAGAGAAAGAAGGACAACTTTCCCAATCTGGTAATGCAGAGAAATCATCCAATGTTACTGGAGACCGTGTCCAGACCACGTCCCAGTCTTCTACTCTAGAGGAAAAGCCAGCAGGTGGTAGAAAGGGTCATTCAAACACTTCAAAGAGAGAGTCGATTCTCCGACAGAAATCACTTCACCTGGAGAAGAACTATCGTGCATATGGATCTAAGGGAGCTTTGAGAACAGGAAAGCTTAGTTTGGGTGGTTTGATTTTGGATAAGAAACTGAAGTCAATCCCTGATTGTAGTGGTGTAAATATGAAGACTTCCTCCTCAAAGAAAGGTAAGGCAGTGGGAGTTGATGAGTCTCAAGCTGATGGAAACCATAACCTTTCTATAAATACTGGAACCTCTACACCATCAGCTTTTAACCCTAAAACTGCCAATACTACATCTACATTGCCTGCGGATAATGCCCCCTCTTCATCATCCACAGCCAATACCCCAGCTGCATTGCCTTCAGCCAGTACCACATCAACATTGCCTACAGCAAACGCAGAGCTCTCTCTGTCACTGTCTTCAGGAAGCAATACTGCTTCAAAGTCCCCCAGTTGTAATGTTGATGAGAGCTTATTTGGGATTCCATATGACAAGACCCTGGGCAGGTGGGTCCCACAAGATGAGAAGGATGAGATGATACTGAAATTGGTTCCCAGGGTGAGGAAGCTGCAGAGCCTGCTCAATGAGTGGACTGAATGGACCAATCAGAAGGTTATGCAGGCTGCTCGTCGACTGAGTAAAGACAAAGATGAACTAAAGAGCCTGAggcaagagaaagaagaggttGTGCGTCTGAAGAAAGAAAAGCAAACACTTGAGGATAACACCATGAAAAAGCTTTCTGAGATGGAGTATGCATTGGGTAAGGCTACTGGCCAGGTTGAGCGGGCTAATTCAACCGTTCGCAGGCTTGAAGTGGAGAATACTGATCTGAGGCATGAGATGGAAGCTGCTAAGGTACGTGCTGCAGAGTCGGCTGCAAGCTGTCAGGAAGTGtcaaaaagggagaagaagactCTGAAGAAGTTCCAGTCATGGGAGAGACAGAAAGCCTTGTTTCAGGAGGAGCTTGTTACAGAGAGGCGGACACTGGCTCAGCTGCATCAGGAACTGGAACAAGCTAAAGATTTGCAAGATCAACTTGAG GATGGGTGGTTGGGACCAGCCACTAGGTACTATCTCAGGGCCTTTCTTGTGCCAATGCATTGA